CGGTCTTCCTCTTCGACTCGGGGACGAAGGAGATCTTCACCTCCGGCTCCTACGGCGCGCCGCAGGCGATCATCGAGACGGCCGGCGCACAGAACGCGACCGACGACGTCGCGGACACCTGGACCGAGGTCTCCTGGGAGCGGCTCGTGACGTCCGAGCCGGACGCCATCGCCTTCGTCGACTACCCGGGCCAGACCTTCGAGCAGAAGGTGGCGGTGCTCGAGACCAACCCGGCGACGAAGGACCTGCCGGCCGTCGAGGAGGAGCGCTACGTCAACCTCCCGATCTCCGCGTGGACGAGCGGGCCGCTGAACATCGACGCCGCCGAGCAGCTGCGGGTCGCCCTCGAGCGCCACGGTCTGGTCCCCGAGAGCGCCATCGAGCCCCGGCACGACCTGCGACCGTGAGCGCGTGAAGGGGTCGGCATCCGTGGGTGGGGTGACTATGGTGCAGGGTGTGGGAGTCACGTACGAAGCATCCGACCGTCTGGCCCGAATCGTCCTCGACCGGCCCGAGGCGGGCAACGCGCTCGACCTCGACATGGCGCGCGAGCTGCGCGAGCAGGTCCAGCGTGCGCTCGCGGACCCCTACGTGGACATCCTGACGCTGACCGGCAACGGCACCGACTTCTGCGTCGGTTCGGACACGAGCAAGGCCGAGCGGGCGGACGATCCGACGACCGCCGTCTTCGAGCTCGCCGCTGCCCTCGAGGAGCTCTTCGCCCTCCTCAACTCCTCCGCCAAGATCGTCCTCGTCGGCGTCCAGGGGCTCGCGGCCGGTTCCGGCCTGGGCCTCGTGCTCGCCGGGGACCTCGCCTTCTGCTCCGGCGACGCCTGCTTCCGCGTCCCGCCGAAGGGGGGAACCGGCGCCCCGGACCCGGGGTTGGCCTGGCTGCTGCCCCGCGCGATCGGCCAGCAGCGTGCCCTCTCCTTCGGTCTGGGTGGCCGTACGCTCGACGCGGCGACGGCCGACAGCTGGGGCATCGCCGAGCTCGCCCCCGACGGGGACGTCCCGGCCGCGTTGCGGGACGCCGCCGAGAACCTGGGCGGCAAGCACCTCTGGGCCAACTCCGAGATGCGTCGCCTGCTCCACGCCTCCTGGGAGACCTCCCGCACCGAGCTGTCCCAGTCCGAGGCCGTCACGCTCGTGCGGGCCCTGCTCAACCGGCAGCGGCGCTGAGCCGTGGCCGACCCCGGACGTCCGCGGCGCCCCGTCCACTTCGGCCCCGACGCGATGGAGGCGCACGGCGGCACGCTGCCCGATCCTGCTGAGGCTGCGGAGGCCGCGCACGCGGCCGCAGTCACCGTCGTCGAGGCCGGACGCTCCGGCGCCGACCCGGCCACGACCGACCGGCTCGTCCGGCTCGTCGACGAGCTGGGCATCGACACGCTCGCCCACCTCTGGTCCGACCGGCCGGCCCGCAGCCTGCCGGGCGCGCTGTGGCGGATGTACCTGCTGCGCGAGTGGGTCCAGCGCCAGCCCCTCGAGGCCGCGCGGCAGTATGCCTCCGGCATGATGGTCGCCCCCGTGAGCCACGTCATCGCCGGCGTCGTCGAGCCGCCGGGCGTCGACGAGGTGCGCCAGCTGTCCGACCGGATCCTCTCCGGGGTCTTCGACGGGGACCTGGCGATCGCCCTGGAGCGGGCCGGCGCCTTCTGCCGCGTGATCGCGACCGGCCGGGCGCACCTGGAGGACGGGGACGTCACCTCGGCCTCGGCCATGATCGGCACCGCCGAGGACCTCGAGGCCGGCGCGCGACTGTGGCGCAGCGGCCACCTGGCCTGAGTGCCCCCACCGCAACTGCCTAAGCAGTTGCGGTGGGTCAGCCGCCGCTCGCCTGCAGGAGCCCAGGCAGTTGCGAAGGGGGAACATCGTGGCCTCGGTCGCCGTTAGGGTGGGGGAGTGCGCCGGGCCGCGGTAGCCCCGGGTCCCAAAAATCGCCGCTACGAGCGGCCGTGCGCCGTGAGGCGCTCCCGGCCCGGCGCACTCTCTCCCACCGCTGGTGAACCTCCGATGGCGAGGACGTGGCCGGACGGTTCTAGGCTGACCCCCGACAGCGCGACCTCCCCGGACCTGGAGATACGAACGAGTGGGCTTCCTACGAGCACAACCACGAGATGACAGCTTCTACCAGCTCCTCGCAGACAGCGCCCACCAGACCGTCGCCGCCGCCGAGATGCTCACCCACATGCTGGCGGCCGGCACAGAGGAGCGCGAGGAGCTGGCACCCCGGCTCAAGGACATCGAGCACCAGGCCGACGAGGCGACCCACGCGATCATCCACAAGGTGAACTCGAGCTTCGTCACCCCCTTCGACCACAGCGACATCGTCGAGCTGGCCGCCGCCCTCGACGACTGCACGGACTTCCTGGAGTCCGTCGGCCAGACGGTGGTCCTCTACCGGATGGACGGCCTCATGCCCGGGGTCACCGCGCAGATGGAGGTCATCGTGCGGATGGCCGAGCTGACCGCGGACGCCATGCCGCGGCTGGCGACGATGAAGCAGCTCCGGGACTACTGGGTGGAGATCAACCGCTTGGAGAACGAGGGCGACGCGATCTACCGGGACCTGCTCCGCGACCTCTTCGGCGGCGCCGTGACCGACCCCATCGAGGTGATCAAGCACAAGGACATCATGGAGCGGCTCGAGATGGCGGCCGATGCCTTCGAGAAGGTGGCCCACCGCGTCGAGAGCATCGCCATCAAGGAGTCCTGACCGACGTGGACTGGATCCCGGTCGCCCTCGTCACCCTCCTGGCGATGGGCTTCAACTACACGAACGGCTTCCACGACGCGGCGAACGCGATCGCGACCTCCGTCTCCACCCGGGCGCTGACCCCGCGGGTGGCGCTGGCCATGGCCGCGGTCGCCAACCTCTTCGGCGCCTTCTTCGGTGCCAAGGTGGCCCAGACCGTCGGGCAGGGCATCATCGAGGCGCCGAACGGTCACCTGGGTCTCGTGCTCTGCGCGGCCGCGCTGATCGGAGCCATCGGGTGGAACATGCTCACCTGGTGGTACGGGCTCCCCTCCTCCTCGTCGCACGCGCTCATCGGCGGGCTCGGTGGGGCGGCACTCGCCGCCGGCGCCGGCGTGCAGTGGATGGGCATCCTCGAGAAGGTCATCATCCCGATGCTGTTGTCCCCGATCGTGGGCATCATCGTCGGGTTCCTCGTGATGCGGCTGATCCTGAGGATCTTCCACGACGCCCACCCCGGGCGGACCAGGCGGGGCTTCCGCTACGCCCAGACCGCCTCGGCCGCGGCGATGGCCTTCGGCCACGGCATGCAGGACGCCGCCAAGACGGCCGGTGTCGTCGTGCTCGCGCTGACCGTCGCCGGCTACCAGGACGGTGGCGACCAGAGCATCCCGCTGTGGGTTCTCGTGATGTCCGCCGTCGTGATCTCGATGGGGACCTATGCCGGTGGCTGGCGGATCATGCGCACCCTGGGCCGCGGGATCATCCACCTCGACCCGCCGCAGGGCTTCGCGGCCGAGGTGACCGCCGCCTCGATCCTGTACGTCGCGACGGCACTGCGCGCCCCGATCTCGACGACCCACGCGATCACCTCCGCGATCATGGGCGTCGGCGCGACGAAGTCGCTCAAGGCCGTCCGGTGGGGCGTGGCGAAGAACATCGTCGGTGCCTGGGTCTTCACCTTCCCCGGCGCGGGCCTCAGCGCCGCGATCCTCATGTGGGTCCTCCGGCCGATCTTCATCTGAGCCGGTCCCACCCGCCGCATCTCCCCAGGGACGTGCGCACGGGTGCCGGGACCCCGGAACGACGAACGGCCGGTGGACCCCCTGCGGGTCCACCGGCCATCGTCTTCCCCCGTCCCCCGGGGGGAGTCTGCTCAGCCGAAGCGCCCCGAGATGTAGTCCTCGGTGGCCTGCTGGCTGGGGTTGTTGAAGATCTTCGACGTGTCGTCGAACTCCACGAGTTGGCCGGGCTTGCCGGTGCCCTCGATGTTGAAGAAGCCGGTGCGGTCCGACACCCGGGCCGCCTGCTGCATGTTGTGGGTGACGATCACGATCGTGTAGTTCTCCTTCAGCTCCGTGATCAGGTCCTCGATCGCGAGCGTGGAGATCGGGTCGAGGGCGGAGCACGGCTCGTCCATGAGGACGACCTCCGGCTCCACGGCGATCGTCCGGGCGATGCACAGACGCTGCTGCTGACCACCGGAGAGACCGGAGCCGGGCTTGTCGAGGCGGTCCTTGACCTCGTTCCACAGGTTGGCGCCGCGGAGCTTGGACTCGACGAGGTCGTCGGCGTCGGACCGACTGATCCGCTGGTTGTTCAGCTTCACGCCGGCGAGGACGTTCTCCCGGATGGACATCGTCGGGAAGGGGTTGGGCTTCTGGAAGACCATGCCGACCTTCCGGCGCACGAGGACCGGGTCGACCCCCTTCGCGTACATGTCCTCCCCGTCGAGGACGACGTGGCCGTCGACCCTGGCTCCCGGGATCACCTCGTGCATGCGGTTCAGGGCCCGCAGGAAGGTGGACTTGCCGCAGCCGGAGGGACCGATGAGGGCGGTCACGGCGCGGGGCTCGATGGTGATCGAGACGTCCTTCACGGCCAGGAAGTCGCCGTAGTAGATGTCGAGGTTCTTGACGTCGATGCGCTTGGACACGTCAGGTGTTCCTTGTCTGGTCTGGTCTGCTCGGGTCAGCGACCGGTCTTGGGGGCGAAGAACTTGGAGATGAGGCGGGCGATGATGTTCAGCGCCATGACGATCAGGATGAGCGTCAGGGCGGCCGCCCACATCCGCGCGAAGTACGGCTCCTTGGGGATGCCGGGGGTCGCATAGCTGTAGTAGGCGAAGATCGGCAGCGTCTGCATGCGCCCGTCGAAGGGGTTGAGGTTCAGCGAGTCCGTCGTGCCGACGGTGACCAGCAGGGGTGCCGTCTCACCGATGACGCGGGCGACCGCCAGGGTGACGCCGGTGGCGATGCCGGCGATGGCGGTCGGAAGGACGACCTTGACGATCGTGAGCCACCGCGGCACGCCGAGGGCGTAGCTCGCCTCGCGCAGCTCGTTGGGCACCAGGCGCAGCATCTCCTCGGTGCTGCGGACCACGACGGGGATCATCAGCACCGTCAGTGCCACCGCTCCGATGATGCCCATGCGCACACCCGGGCCGAAGAAGAGGATGAACAGCGCGATCGCGAAGAGACCCGCGACGATCGAGGGGATCCCCGTCATGACGTCGACGAAGAAGGTGAGCCCCTTGGAGAGCGCGTTCCGGTTGCTGTACTCCACGAGGTAGATCGCGGCGAAGATCCCGATCGGGACCGAGATCAGCGTCGTCAGGCCGGTGATGATCAGCGTGCCCATGATCGCGTGGTACGCGCCGCCACCCTCACCCATGACCCCGCGCATCGACCACGTGAAGAACTGGGCGTCGAACCGCTCGAGGCCCATGGAGGTGACCTCCCACACCACCGACACCAGCGGCAGGAGGGCGATGAGGAACATCGTCGTGACGACGCCGGTGATCACGCGGTCCACCGCGTGCCGGTGCCCCTCGACGATGCGCGAGATCGTGTAGATCCCGACGAGGTAGATGACGGCGGCGACGGCGCCGGCGGCGATGAGGTTCCACCCCCACAGCAGCGAGGTGACCAGGACGCCCAGGACGACGGACGCTGCGAGCACGGCCCAGCGGACGGGCGTGGTCAGCGTGCTGCGGCCGCGGGTGCCGCCCAGCTGGCGGTCAGGAGCCCGGTTCGGGGCCGGTGCCTCGGTGTTGGTCGTGGTCATCAGTTGGCTCCCGAGAACTCGGACCGCCGGGAGACGATCCAGCGGGCGAACATGTTGACGAGCAGGGTGAGGAAGAAGAGCACCAGGCCGCTCGCGATGAGGGTGTTGACGTCCAGCCCGCTCGACTCCGGGAACTGCAGGGCGATGTCACCGGCGATGGTGCCGGGGTTCGCCGAGCTCGTGATCACCGGGGTGAACCGTGCGGAGGCCGACAGGATGACGGCGACGGCCATCGTCTCGCCGAGTGCCCGGCCGAGGCCGAGCATCGCACCGGAGATGATGCCGGACTTGCTGAAGGGGATCACGGCCTGCTTGATCATCTCCCAGCGCGTGGCACCGAGGGCCAGGGAGGCCTCCTCGTGCAGGCGCGGTGTCTGCAGGAAGACCTCGCGGTTCACGGCGGTCATGATCGGCAGGATCATGATGGCCAGGACCAGGCCGGTCACCAGCATCGACTTCGGGCTGGCCGGCCCCCCGAAGAGCGGGATGAACCCGAGGTACTCGATCAACCCCTGCTGGGTCGGCATCAGCCACGGTCCGAAGACGTAGAAGCCCCACAGGCCGAAGATGACTGAGGGCACCGCCGCGAGCAGGTCGATGATGTAGCCGAGCAGCGACGCGAGCCGCCGGGGGGCGTAGTGCGAGATGAAGAGCGCGATGCCGATGGCCAACGGGGTGCCGACGACC
Above is a window of Janibacter cremeus DNA encoding:
- the pstB gene encoding phosphate ABC transporter ATP-binding protein PstB; amino-acid sequence: MSKRIDVKNLDIYYGDFLAVKDVSITIEPRAVTALIGPSGCGKSTFLRALNRMHEVIPGARVDGHVVLDGEDMYAKGVDPVLVRRKVGMVFQKPNPFPTMSIRENVLAGVKLNNQRISRSDADDLVESKLRGANLWNEVKDRLDKPGSGLSGGQQQRLCIARTIAVEPEVVLMDEPCSALDPISTLAIEDLITELKENYTIVIVTHNMQQAARVSDRTGFFNIEGTGKPGQLVEFDDTSKIFNNPSQQATEDYISGRFG
- the pstC gene encoding phosphate ABC transporter permease subunit PstC codes for the protein MSSVPQAPGDTGFTSARKRRGDAIFAGLSLSAGVTILVVLFLVAAFLVWQAMPAITASPEEVRGGQGLVHYIAPLLFGTVVAAVIALVVGTPLAIGIALFISHYAPRRLASLLGYIIDLLAAVPSVIFGLWGFYVFGPWLMPTQQGLIEYLGFIPLFGGPASPKSMLVTGLVLAIMILPIMTAVNREVFLQTPRLHEEASLALGATRWEMIKQAVIPFSKSGIISGAMLGLGRALGETMAVAVILSASARFTPVITSSANPGTIAGDIALQFPESSGLDVNTLIASGLVLFFLTLLVNMFARWIVSRRSEFSGAN
- the pstA gene encoding phosphate ABC transporter permease PstA: MTTTNTEAPAPNRAPDRQLGGTRGRSTLTTPVRWAVLAASVVLGVLVTSLLWGWNLIAAGAVAAVIYLVGIYTISRIVEGHRHAVDRVITGVVTTMFLIALLPLVSVVWEVTSMGLERFDAQFFTWSMRGVMGEGGGAYHAIMGTLIITGLTTLISVPIGIFAAIYLVEYSNRNALSKGLTFFVDVMTGIPSIVAGLFAIALFILFFGPGVRMGIIGAVALTVLMIPVVVRSTEEMLRLVPNELREASYALGVPRWLTIVKVVLPTAIAGIATGVTLAVARVIGETAPLLVTVGTTDSLNLNPFDGRMQTLPIFAYYSYATPGIPKEPYFARMWAAALTLILIVMALNIIARLISKFFAPKTGR
- a CDS encoding enoyl-CoA hydratase/isomerase family protein, with the protein product MGVTYEASDRLARIVLDRPEAGNALDLDMARELREQVQRALADPYVDILTLTGNGTDFCVGSDTSKAERADDPTTAVFELAAALEELFALLNSSAKIVLVGVQGLAAGSGLGLVLAGDLAFCSGDACFRVPPKGGTGAPDPGLAWLLPRAIGQQRALSFGLGGRTLDAATADSWGIAELAPDGDVPAALRDAAENLGGKHLWANSEMRRLLHASWETSRTELSQSEAVTLVRALLNRQRR
- a CDS encoding DUF47 domain-containing protein, coding for MGFLRAQPRDDSFYQLLADSAHQTVAAAEMLTHMLAAGTEEREELAPRLKDIEHQADEATHAIIHKVNSSFVTPFDHSDIVELAAALDDCTDFLESVGQTVVLYRMDGLMPGVTAQMEVIVRMAELTADAMPRLATMKQLRDYWVEINRLENEGDAIYRDLLRDLFGGAVTDPIEVIKHKDIMERLEMAADAFEKVAHRVESIAIKES
- a CDS encoding inorganic phosphate transporter, coding for MDWIPVALVTLLAMGFNYTNGFHDAANAIATSVSTRALTPRVALAMAAVANLFGAFFGAKVAQTVGQGIIEAPNGHLGLVLCAAALIGAIGWNMLTWWYGLPSSSSHALIGGLGGAALAAGAGVQWMGILEKVIIPMLLSPIVGIIVGFLVMRLILRIFHDAHPGRTRRGFRYAQTASAAAMAFGHGMQDAAKTAGVVVLALTVAGYQDGGDQSIPLWVLVMSAVVISMGTYAGGWRIMRTLGRGIIHLDPPQGFAAEVTAASILYVATALRAPISTTHAITSAIMGVGATKSLKAVRWGVAKNIVGAWVFTFPGAGLSAAILMWVLRPIFI